One Megasphaera elsdenii DSM 20460 genomic window carries:
- a CDS encoding peptide ABC transporter substrate-binding protein, protein MKKLCLLLTCLLVVVLFSGCGIQHPDTVSYVLEAEPSRLDPAMTTALVESNTELQIFEGLTRLDDDDVPQPALAESWDISPDGKTYTFHLRPGIEWSDGTPITAGDLEYSWKRVVDPDVASENAYMLFCIDKAEDYFNKKASADEVGVKAVDDQTLVVHLKEPTPYFLNLTAFHCYYPVPRQLVEAKPNTWAADADGMICNGPYKIVSWNHSSEIKLVKNDRYWDADSVILDHIDFPISDSQATRLTLVESNQANMTVEPPPADQERLEKLGLYKIAPYLGAYYYVFNVQKKPFDDVRVRKAFALAVQRESLMKYIVRGEKEAAYAWVPPGLKNKATGRDFRKEGGSLISEDPAKARQFLKEAGYDDSHPLPEVTLLFNTNEMHKAVAEALQAMWKENLGVDVHITNQESKVFMATRAQGDYQLARASWIADYIDPMTFLDVFADEENDAQYHNPAYNALIAKAKASNDEAQRMAYLHEAEQMLFDDCVIIPLYYTTQPYVVQPYIKGYHWSPLGLVDFKKAYIDETERK, encoded by the coding sequence ATGAAAAAGTTATGCTTGCTCCTGACCTGTCTGCTGGTGGTCGTCCTGTTCAGTGGCTGCGGCATCCAGCATCCCGATACGGTCAGCTATGTCCTGGAAGCGGAACCGTCGCGGCTGGACCCGGCCATGACGACGGCTCTCGTCGAAAGCAATACGGAATTGCAGATTTTTGAAGGCCTGACCCGCCTCGATGATGACGATGTCCCTCAGCCGGCCCTGGCCGAAAGCTGGGACATTTCACCCGATGGCAAGACCTATACCTTCCACCTGCGTCCAGGCATCGAATGGAGCGATGGCACGCCGATTACGGCAGGCGACCTGGAATATTCCTGGAAGCGCGTCGTCGATCCTGACGTGGCTTCGGAAAATGCCTATATGCTCTTTTGCATCGACAAGGCCGAAGACTATTTCAACAAGAAAGCCTCAGCCGATGAAGTCGGCGTCAAAGCCGTCGATGACCAGACCCTGGTCGTCCATCTGAAAGAACCGACGCCATATTTTCTCAACCTGACGGCTTTCCACTGTTATTATCCCGTGCCGCGCCAGCTCGTCGAAGCCAAGCCCAATACGTGGGCTGCCGATGCCGACGGCATGATCTGCAATGGCCCTTATAAAATCGTATCCTGGAACCATTCCAGCGAAATCAAGCTGGTCAAGAACGACCGCTATTGGGATGCCGATTCGGTCATCCTGGACCACATCGACTTCCCCATCAGTGACTCCCAGGCGACACGCCTGACCCTGGTCGAAAGCAATCAGGCCAATATGACTGTCGAACCGCCGCCGGCTGACCAGGAACGGCTGGAAAAGCTGGGCCTCTATAAGATCGCCCCTTATCTCGGTGCCTATTATTACGTCTTCAATGTCCAGAAAAAGCCCTTTGACGACGTCCGCGTCCGCAAAGCCTTTGCCCTGGCCGTCCAGCGGGAAAGCCTGATGAAGTACATCGTCCGCGGCGAAAAGGAAGCGGCTTATGCCTGGGTCCCGCCGGGACTGAAGAATAAGGCCACAGGCCGCGATTTCCGTAAGGAAGGGGGCAGCCTCATCAGCGAGGACCCGGCTAAAGCCCGGCAGTTCTTGAAAGAAGCCGGTTACGACGACTCGCATCCTCTGCCGGAAGTGACGCTCCTCTTCAACACCAATGAAATGCACAAGGCCGTCGCCGAAGCGTTGCAGGCCATGTGGAAAGAAAATCTCGGCGTCGACGTCCATATCACCAACCAGGAATCGAAAGTCTTCATGGCCACTCGTGCCCAAGGCGACTATCAGCTGGCCCGGGCTTCGTGGATCGCCGACTACATCGACCCAATGACCTTCCTCGACGTCTTTGCCGATGAGGAAAATGACGCCCAGTATCACAATCCGGCGTACAACGCCCTCATTGCCAAGGCGAAAGCCAGCAACGACGAAGCCCAGCGCATGGCCTATCTCCATGAAGCCGAGCAGATGCTTTTCGATGACTGCGTCATCATCCCTTTGTATTACACGACGCAGCCCTATGTAGTCCAGCCGTACATCAAAGGCTATCACTGGTCGCCGCTGGGACTGGTCGACTTCAAGAAAGCCTATATCGATGAAACAGAAAGGAAGTAG
- a CDS encoding ABC transporter ATP-binding protein, whose product MTLIEAKHISKDFVVQRDWLGRPKKVLTAVHDLSLTIGEGETVGLVGESGCGKSTFARTLLGLYAKTGGTISYKGKDVSDAAVGRDYRRHVQMIFQDPYASLDPRMTVEDIISEPLRNYHLCADDGQRRQRVASLLKQVDMRPEAAQRYPHEFSGGQRQRIGIARALAVDPECVFCDEPISALDVSVQVQIVNMMQRLQQERGLSYLFIAHDLAMVHHMSRRMGVMYLGRLVELGPGDAVFHDPLHPYTQMLIASVPRPDPHYQRRTIVCGEVPSPLDLPKGCVFHPRCPYADEVCRLDVPHFRQVTDDRFVACHHARGGRR is encoded by the coding sequence ATGACCCTCATTGAAGCAAAACATATTAGCAAGGATTTCGTCGTCCAGCGGGACTGGCTGGGCCGGCCGAAAAAGGTCCTGACCGCCGTCCACGATTTGTCCCTGACCATCGGCGAAGGGGAGACGGTCGGCCTCGTCGGCGAATCGGGCTGCGGCAAGTCGACCTTCGCCCGGACTTTGCTGGGCTTATACGCCAAGACGGGCGGCACTATTTCTTATAAGGGGAAAGATGTCTCTGACGCCGCCGTCGGCCGCGATTATCGCCGCCATGTCCAGATGATTTTCCAGGACCCCTATGCTTCGCTGGACCCGCGCATGACCGTCGAAGATATCATCAGCGAGCCTTTGCGCAACTATCACCTCTGTGCCGATGACGGCCAGCGGCGCCAGCGCGTGGCGTCCTTACTGAAACAAGTCGACATGCGGCCTGAAGCGGCTCAGCGTTATCCCCATGAGTTCAGCGGCGGCCAGCGCCAGCGCATCGGCATTGCCCGGGCTCTGGCCGTCGATCCGGAATGTGTCTTTTGTGATGAACCCATTTCGGCCCTCGACGTATCCGTCCAGGTCCAGATCGTCAACATGATGCAGCGCTTGCAGCAGGAACGGGGCCTGTCCTATTTGTTCATCGCCCACGACCTGGCCATGGTCCATCACATGAGCCGCCGCATGGGCGTCATGTATTTAGGGCGCCTCGTCGAACTGGGGCCGGGCGACGCTGTCTTTCACGACCCGCTCCATCCCTATACGCAGATGCTCATCGCCTCTGTACCCCGGCCGGACCCGCATTACCAGCGCCGGACCATTGTCTGCGGCGAAGTACCGAGCCCCCTTGATTTGCCGAAAGGCTGCGTCTTCCATCCGCGCTGTCCCTATGCCGATGAAGTCTGCCGCCTTGATGTGCCTCATTTCCGTCAGGTCACAGACGACCGCTTCGTCGCCTGTCACCATGCGAGAGGAGGCAGACGATGA
- a CDS encoding ABC transporter ATP-binding protein — protein MQALLEVRHLTIFFHTYRGLLEAIHDVSLTVNPGETVGIVGESGCGKSVTSQAAMKLLPAEATEYTSGQILWDGRDVIPLSEQKMNHLRGRDMAMIFQDPMTSLNPVLTIGTQLCEGIALHQHLGRKACQAKALELLKAVGLTSPEKRLHQYPHELSGGMRQRCLIAMALSCSPRLLFADEPTTALDVTTEAQVLDVLKRLQAELGMAVVLISHNLGVIAQMCRRIYVMYAGVVVEEGTADDIFYRPAHPYTKGLLASLPDPSQKDKALTGIPGQAPDLFHMPQGCRFYPRCPRAMKACMEAAPPREEAGPGHYYRCWLAQAAAAKEALP, from the coding sequence ATGCAAGCACTCTTAGAGGTTCGCCATTTAACCATTTTTTTCCATACCTACCGGGGCCTGCTGGAAGCCATCCATGACGTGTCGCTCACAGTCAATCCCGGCGAAACCGTCGGCATCGTCGGCGAGTCGGGCTGCGGCAAATCCGTCACATCCCAGGCGGCCATGAAATTGCTGCCGGCAGAAGCGACGGAATATACGAGCGGCCAGATTCTCTGGGATGGCCGCGACGTCATCCCCTTGTCGGAACAGAAGATGAACCACCTGCGCGGCCGCGACATGGCCATGATCTTCCAGGACCCCATGACGTCGCTCAATCCCGTCCTGACCATCGGGACCCAGCTCTGCGAGGGCATTGCCCTGCACCAGCACCTGGGGCGCAAAGCCTGCCAGGCCAAGGCCCTGGAACTGCTCAAAGCCGTCGGCCTGACGTCGCCGGAAAAGCGGCTCCACCAGTATCCCCATGAATTATCGGGCGGCATGCGCCAGCGCTGTCTCATCGCCATGGCTCTGTCCTGTTCGCCGCGGCTCCTCTTTGCTGACGAACCGACGACGGCCCTCGACGTGACGACCGAAGCCCAGGTCCTGGATGTCCTCAAGCGCCTCCAGGCCGAATTGGGCATGGCCGTCGTCCTCATCTCCCATAATCTCGGCGTCATCGCCCAGATGTGCCGCCGCATTTACGTCATGTATGCCGGCGTCGTCGTCGAAGAGGGGACGGCAGACGATATCTTTTATCGTCCGGCCCATCCCTATACGAAGGGCCTCTTGGCGTCTCTGCCGGATCCATCCCAGAAAGACAAGGCCCTGACCGGGATTCCCGGCCAGGCACCGGACTTATTCCACATGCCCCAGGGCTGCCGCTTCTATCCGCGCTGCCCCCGGGCCATGAAAGCCTGCATGGAAGCGGCCCCGCCGCGGGAAGAAGCCGGGCCGGGCCATTACTACCGGTGCTGGCTGGCCCAGGCCGCAGCGGCAAAGGAGGCATTGCCATGA
- a CDS encoding ABC transporter permease — translation MDFTPLTAADRTEPYVPPQTLRDRGWRQMKKNRLALWGLAIVVIMSILAIAGPWLAPYTYADQDLTAANAWPSAAHWFGTDSLGRDLLVRVLYGARISLSIGLVASLINVFIGVIYGGIAGLAGGRTDQIMMHIVDILYSIPMLLYVILLMVVFKPGLLNIYLALGIAYWLNMARIVRGQILSLKQQEYVMAARSCGTSTWHILCRHMIPNCVGPIIVTLTLSIPDAIFTEAFLSFIGLGVSAPMASWGVLASEGINSMRSFPFQLVFPALALCITMLGFMFLGDGLRDALDPQNQKEGR, via the coding sequence ATGGATTTTACACCGCTTACGGCTGCGGACCGGACGGAACCGTATGTACCGCCGCAGACCCTGCGCGACCGGGGCTGGCGGCAGATGAAGAAGAACCGCCTGGCTTTATGGGGCCTGGCCATCGTCGTCATCATGAGCATCCTGGCCATTGCCGGTCCCTGGCTGGCACCGTATACCTATGCCGACCAGGATTTGACGGCTGCCAATGCCTGGCCGTCGGCTGCCCATTGGTTCGGCACCGATTCGTTGGGCCGGGATCTCCTGGTCCGCGTCCTCTATGGCGCCCGCATTTCCTTGTCCATCGGCCTCGTGGCCAGCTTGATCAACGTCTTCATCGGCGTCATCTACGGCGGCATTGCCGGCCTGGCTGGCGGTCGGACGGACCAGATCATGATGCACATTGTCGATATCCTCTATTCCATTCCCATGCTGCTCTATGTCATCTTGCTCATGGTCGTCTTTAAACCGGGCCTGCTCAATATCTACCTGGCCTTGGGCATTGCCTACTGGCTCAACATGGCCCGCATCGTCCGCGGCCAGATTCTCAGCCTGAAGCAGCAGGAATACGTCATGGCCGCCCGGTCCTGCGGGACGTCGACGTGGCACATCCTCTGCCGCCACATGATCCCCAACTGCGTCGGGCCGATCATCGTCACCCTGACCTTGTCCATTCCCGATGCCATTTTTACGGAAGCCTTTTTGAGCTTCATCGGCCTCGGCGTCTCGGCGCCCATGGCCAGCTGGGGTGTCCTGGCGTCTGAAGGTATCAACAGTATGCGTTCCTTCCCGTTCCAGCTCGTCTTTCCGGCCCTGGCCCTGTGCATTACCATGCTGGGCTTCATGTTCCTCGGCGACGGCCTGCGCGACGCCTTGGATCCGCAGAATCAGAAGGAGGGACGCTGA
- a CDS encoding ABC transporter permease has product MAIYLAKRLLGACVVLWAIITITFGLMHAIPGGPFTQEKKLPPAVMATVEARYHLDEPLWSQYVDYVRHAAVLDLGPSYKYPGKTVNDIIAETFPVSAQLGIISLLLAIGAGVLAGMAAAWYKNTWIDYAMMIGATLGVSVPSFILAAVLIQLFAFTWPILPAALWKGPAYVILPALALAAQPTAFIMRLTRSSLLDALGQDYIRTARSRGIGTRSLICRHALRNALLPVVSYIGPLAAALLTGSFIVETIFAIPGLGRHFVTSIYNRDYTVILGITIFYSFLIMMMNLLIDVIYPLLDPRITIDGKKEG; this is encoded by the coding sequence TTGGCCATTTACCTTGCAAAGCGCCTCCTCGGCGCCTGTGTCGTCTTATGGGCGATCATTACCATTACCTTTGGCCTCATGCACGCCATCCCGGGCGGTCCCTTTACCCAGGAAAAAAAGCTGCCGCCGGCCGTCATGGCGACCGTCGAAGCCCGATATCACCTCGACGAACCCTTGTGGTCCCAGTATGTCGACTACGTCCGCCATGCGGCCGTCCTCGATTTGGGCCCGTCTTATAAGTATCCCGGCAAGACCGTCAACGATATCATTGCCGAAACCTTCCCCGTGTCGGCTCAGCTGGGGATTATCAGCCTGCTCCTGGCCATCGGCGCCGGCGTCCTGGCCGGCATGGCGGCGGCCTGGTACAAGAATACCTGGATAGACTATGCCATGATGATCGGCGCCACGCTGGGCGTCTCCGTACCCAGTTTCATCCTGGCGGCCGTCCTCATCCAGCTCTTCGCCTTTACCTGGCCCATCCTGCCGGCGGCGTTGTGGAAGGGGCCGGCTTACGTCATCCTGCCGGCCCTGGCCCTGGCAGCCCAGCCGACGGCCTTCATCATGCGCCTGACCCGGTCGAGCCTGCTCGATGCCCTGGGACAGGACTATATCCGCACGGCCCGGTCGCGGGGCATCGGCACGCGGTCCCTCATCTGCCGCCATGCTTTGCGCAACGCCCTGCTGCCCGTCGTCAGCTACATCGGCCCTTTGGCGGCGGCTCTCTTGACGGGGAGCTTCATCGTCGAGACGATCTTTGCCATTCCCGGCCTGGGGCGCCACTTCGTCACCAGTATCTATAACCGCGACTATACGGTCATTTTGGGCATTACGATTTTTTACAGTTTCCTCATTATGATGATGAATCTGCTCATCGATGTCATTTATCCGCTCTTGGACCCGCGGATTACCATAGATGGAAAGAAGGAGGGATGA
- a CDS encoding MFS transporter, whose protein sequence is MNTRKVIDVNWKFCLAILTCNVIFMSSSYTMLIPFLPMYLTRELGVDAASVNIWSGVVFSSTFLVSAVMAPIWGRMADRRGKRLMAIRASLLLSISYFLGGIVTSPLQLTFMRMFQGFASGLWPMELAIMTIYAPPKKLGICLGIMQGALTAGGIIGPLFGGILAEVFGMRMSFFLAAAALFLNFIVLVFFIKEPPTDTAGADSAADSEGDKVSLWKIPVIRLMLVSAALVQVVILIVQPILTTYISHLAGDLDNLVFISGLIFSMSGFSSAITAPLWGRFGQHHGFVKALRLSLVLAGIFFFVQALPDTLYTFAASQFAIGLFFSGIYPSINAILAEKTSASIKGRVFGLMFSAQQIGAMGGPILGGVIATFLGMKYVFLAAGALLLFISLAVQRKARQLHEA, encoded by the coding sequence ATGAACACGAGAAAGGTGATCGATGTGAACTGGAAATTCTGTTTAGCCATTCTAACCTGCAATGTCATCTTCATGTCTTCGAGCTATACCATGCTCATCCCCTTCCTGCCCATGTATCTGACCCGGGAATTAGGCGTCGATGCCGCTTCCGTCAATATCTGGTCAGGCGTCGTCTTTTCATCGACCTTCCTGGTCAGCGCCGTCATGGCACCTATCTGGGGGCGCATGGCCGACCGGCGGGGCAAGCGGCTCATGGCCATCCGGGCCAGCCTGCTCTTATCGATCAGCTACTTCCTCGGCGGCATCGTCACGTCGCCGCTGCAGCTGACCTTCATGCGCATGTTCCAGGGCTTCGCCTCGGGCCTGTGGCCGATGGAACTGGCCATCATGACCATTTATGCGCCGCCGAAGAAACTGGGCATCTGCCTGGGCATCATGCAGGGCGCCCTGACGGCAGGCGGCATCATCGGCCCCCTCTTCGGCGGTATCCTGGCCGAAGTCTTCGGCATGCGCATGTCCTTCTTCCTGGCCGCAGCCGCCCTGTTCCTGAACTTCATCGTCCTGGTCTTCTTCATCAAGGAACCGCCGACGGATACAGCCGGCGCAGACAGCGCCGCCGACAGCGAAGGGGATAAGGTCAGTCTCTGGAAGATTCCCGTCATCCGCCTGATGCTGGTCAGTGCCGCCCTGGTCCAGGTCGTCATCCTCATCGTCCAGCCCATCTTGACGACGTACATTTCCCACCTGGCCGGCGACTTGGACAACCTGGTCTTCATTTCCGGCCTCATCTTCTCGATGAGCGGTTTTTCCAGCGCCATCACGGCGCCGCTGTGGGGCCGCTTCGGCCAGCATCACGGCTTCGTCAAGGCCCTGCGATTGTCCCTGGTCCTGGCGGGGATTTTCTTCTTCGTCCAGGCCCTCCCGGACACGCTGTACACCTTTGCCGCCAGCCAGTTCGCCATCGGCCTCTTCTTCTCCGGTATCTATCCGTCGATCAACGCCATTTTAGCCGAAAAGACCAGTGCCAGCATCAAAGGCCGCGTCTTCGGCCTCATGTTCTCAGCCCAGCAGATCGGCGCCATGGGCGGTCCCATCCTGGGCGGCGTCATCGCCACCTTCCTGGGCATGAAATACGTCTTCTTGGCCGCCGGCGCCCTGCTGCTCTTCATCAGCCTCGCCGTCCAGCGCAAAGCCCGCCAGCTCCACGAAGCCTAG
- a CDS encoding FAD-dependent oxidoreductase, translating into MIYTEEMRASQARVEATRNIRLSEELPRFTAEEKGELLRQYHPDYHEEGFAVLTAGPNKGDKVPKELAALLQGKSRMDTADVDLDHIQFETDVLVIGGGGAGAAAAIEAARHGARVLMATKLRLGDANTGMAEGGIQAADKENDSPAAHYLDAIGGGHYKNKPELLAELVLHGPEAIHWLSSLGVLFDKDSDGSMVTTHGGGTSRKRMHACGDYTGAEIMRVLRDEVRNAGVDVVEYSPAVELLLDGEGQAAGAVLYDFDTHEYHVVRAKSVIIATGGAGRLHYQGFPTSNHYGSTADGLVMAYRAGVPLIYADAIQYHPTGAAYPPQIYGALVTEKVRSLGAMLVNKNGEAFLHPLETRDVVAAAIIRECQERDKGIYALHGPAVWLDTPMVDLINGEGTMEKRLPAMIHMYEKFGIDIRKQPILVYPTLHYQNGGICIGAKSETKIPGLYAAGEDVGGIHGTNRLMGNSLLDIIVFGRIAGMEAASYSQTAQPGKGTLDHVRRFDQEREAAGIHDDILSPKLLPNYTHNRGTRG; encoded by the coding sequence ATGATCTATACAGAAGAAATGCGGGCTTCCCAGGCGCGGGTCGAAGCTACGCGGAATATCCGTTTGTCTGAAGAATTGCCGCGCTTCACGGCTGAAGAAAAGGGGGAACTCCTGCGCCAGTACCACCCGGATTACCATGAAGAAGGTTTTGCCGTCCTCACGGCGGGCCCGAACAAAGGCGATAAAGTGCCGAAAGAACTGGCAGCCCTCCTGCAGGGCAAGAGCCGCATGGATACGGCCGATGTCGACCTGGACCACATCCAGTTCGAGACGGACGTCCTGGTCATCGGCGGCGGCGGTGCCGGTGCCGCGGCGGCTATCGAAGCGGCCCGCCACGGCGCCCGGGTCCTCATGGCGACGAAACTGCGCCTGGGCGATGCCAATACGGGCATGGCTGAAGGCGGCATCCAGGCGGCGGACAAAGAAAACGATTCGCCGGCGGCCCATTATCTCGATGCCATTGGCGGAGGTCATTATAAGAATAAACCGGAACTCTTGGCCGAACTCGTCCTCCACGGGCCGGAAGCCATCCACTGGCTCAGTTCGCTGGGTGTCCTCTTTGACAAGGACAGCGACGGCTCCATGGTCACGACCCACGGCGGCGGCACGTCGCGCAAGCGCATGCATGCCTGCGGCGACTATACCGGTGCCGAAATCATGCGCGTCCTCCGCGATGAAGTGCGCAATGCTGGTGTCGACGTCGTCGAATATTCGCCGGCTGTCGAACTCCTCCTCGATGGGGAAGGGCAGGCGGCCGGTGCCGTCCTCTACGACTTCGATACGCACGAATACCACGTCGTCCGGGCCAAGAGCGTCATCATAGCCACGGGCGGTGCCGGGCGCCTCCATTATCAGGGCTTCCCCACGTCCAACCACTACGGCTCGACGGCAGACGGCCTGGTCATGGCCTATCGCGCCGGCGTGCCCCTCATCTATGCCGATGCCATCCAGTATCATCCGACCGGGGCGGCTTACCCGCCGCAGATCTACGGGGCCTTGGTGACGGAAAAGGTCCGCTCCCTGGGAGCCATGCTGGTCAATAAGAACGGCGAAGCCTTCCTCCATCCCTTGGAAACGCGTGATGTCGTAGCGGCAGCCATCATCCGCGAATGTCAGGAACGGGACAAGGGCATCTACGCCCTCCACGGTCCGGCTGTCTGGCTCGATACGCCCATGGTCGACCTCATCAATGGCGAAGGGACCATGGAAAAACGCCTGCCGGCCATGATCCACATGTACGAAAAATTCGGCATCGATATCCGCAAGCAGCCTATCCTGGTCTATCCGACCCTGCACTACCAGAACGGCGGTATCTGCATCGGTGCCAAGAGTGAAACGAAGATCCCCGGCCTCTATGCAGCTGGCGAGGATGTCGGCGGCATCCACGGGACGAACCGCCTCATGGGCAACAGCCTCCTGGACATCATCGTCTTCGGCCGCATTGCCGGCATGGAAGCGGCTTCTTACAGCCAGACGGCCCAGCCCGGCAAGGGGACCCTCGACCACGTCCGCCGTTTTGACCAGGAACGGGAAGCAGCTGGGATACACGACGATATCTTGTCGCCGAAGCTACTGCCCAATTACACCCATAACCGCGGCACGCGGGGCTGA
- a CDS encoding 2Fe-2S iron-sulfur cluster-binding protein: MKMVTVYLLGKKFSVPEDLTIMRAMEYSGFRLVRGCGCRSGFCGACAVVYRLQGQTETHSALACQTKVEDGMCVGRLESFPIKKRDYDMEDLPVAGNVVGQLYPEIYNCIHCNACTRNCPQGIQVMKYIALAQRGDYAGCAKESFRCVCCNICAASCPAKISHGAVGLLARRLMGKYIAKKSKHLEQRVQAIEEGQFAADVRHLMEADDAELHRLYESRDIEK, from the coding sequence ATGAAAATGGTAACGGTCTATTTATTAGGCAAGAAATTTTCGGTCCCTGAAGATCTGACGATCATGCGGGCCATGGAATATTCCGGCTTCCGCCTCGTCCGGGGCTGCGGCTGCCGCAGCGGGTTCTGCGGGGCCTGTGCCGTCGTCTACCGCCTGCAGGGCCAGACGGAGACCCATTCGGCCCTGGCCTGTCAGACGAAAGTCGAAGACGGCATGTGCGTCGGCCGCCTGGAATCGTTCCCCATCAAGAAGCGGGATTACGATATGGAAGACCTGCCCGTTGCCGGCAACGTCGTCGGCCAGCTCTATCCGGAAATCTACAACTGCATCCATTGCAATGCCTGTACGCGGAACTGCCCTCAAGGCATCCAGGTCATGAAATACATCGCCCTGGCCCAGCGCGGTGACTATGCCGGCTGTGCCAAGGAATCCTTCCGCTGTGTCTGCTGCAATATCTGTGCGGCCAGCTGTCCGGCCAAGATCAGTCACGGTGCCGTCGGCCTCCTGGCGCGGCGCCTCATGGGCAAGTACATCGCCAAGAAGAGCAAGCATCTGGAACAGCGCGTCCAGGCCATCGAGGAAGGCCAGTTCGCAGCCGACGTCCGGCATCTGATGGAAGCCGATGACGCCGAATTGCACCGCTTGTATGAATCGCGGGATATCGAGAAATAG